The following are from one region of the Nicotiana tomentosiformis chromosome 7, ASM39032v3, whole genome shotgun sequence genome:
- the LOC138896216 gene encoding uncharacterized protein encodes MSVRDYSHKFNSLARYTPDIVRTMRARVHHYVDGLGDHLIRDCRVASLSDDVDISRIQAFTQTTEDLSRRIRDTRRDREQRLGRGTPAQPSGFTAPSSPSVRAPRPGPQSTQGRGRERGGGDTSGSSGGQNRFYALTGRQDSEASPDVVTGILTIHSHAIYALMDPGSTFSYITPFIAGKLDMRSELLPHPVEVSTPVGDSIVANHVYQDCTVLINDHPTSVDLVELVMLDFDVIMGMDWLAACYANIDCRAKMAPAELRELKEQLKDLLDKGFIRPNAEGGRILVQNTAKSSFVTEVKERQHEDPELIKLRESIPQQRQPLFELTRDGVLRYQGRLCVSSVGKLHAKILSEAHYSRYAVHPGATKMYRDLQQIYWWNGMKKDIAEMVAQCPNCQQVKAEHQRPGGLTQCIKIPLWKWDMINMDFITGLPRTPRSFQASIQMAPYEALYGRKCRPPIGWFEVGEAELIGLNLVQQAMEKVKIIRDRLRTTQSRQKSYADVRRRDLEFDVEDWVFLKVSPMKGVMRFGKKGKLSPRYIGPYKIIQRIGRVAYELDLPLELEAVHPVFHVSMLRKYIGDPSRITPIEDIHIAEDLSYAEVPVVILDRQVRKFPTKEVAFRESVMAK; translated from the exons ATGAGTGTGAGGGATTATAGCCATAAGTTTAATTCTTTGGCAAGGTATACACCAGATATAGTACGTACCATGAGGGCTAGAGTTCATCATTATGTGGATGGTTTGGGGGATCATCTGATTAGAGACTGTAGGGTTGCATCCCTATCGGATGATGTAGATATTTCCCGCATACAGGCTTTCACTCAGACTACAGAGGACCTTTCCCGTCGGATTCGTGATACTCGTAGGGATAGGGAGCAGA GGTTAGGCAGAGGTACACCAGCTCAGCCTTCAGGATTCACAGCACCCTCTTCGCCCTCAGTCCGTGCTCCCCGACCAGGTCCACAGTCTACTCAGGGCCGTGGTAGGGAGAGAGGTGGAGGAGACACCTCAGGTTCTAGTGGTGGCCAGAACCGCTTTTATGCACTCACAGGCCGACAGGATTCAGAGGCAtccccagatgttgtcacaggtatattgacaatacattctcatgccatttatgcattgatggatcccggctctacattttcatatattactccatttattgctGGTAAGCTTGACATGAGATCTGAGTTGTTGCCACATCCAGTTGAGGTGTCTACGCCAGTTGGCGACTCTATTGTAGCTAATCATGTCTATCAAGATTGTACAGTGTTAATTAATGACCATCCAACCTCTGTTGATTTAGTTGAATTGGTTATGCTAGACTTCGATGTcattatgggtatggattggttggcagcTTGTTATGCTAATATTGATTGTCGTGCAAA AATGGCTCCTGCAGAGCtaagggaattgaaggaacaactgaaggacttgctcgataaaggctttattaggccaa ATGCAGAGGGTGGACGCATTCTTGTTCAGAATACGGCAAAATCTTCTTTTGTTACTGAAGTGAAAGAGCGACAACACGAGGATCCTGAGCTTATAAAACTGAGGGAAAGTATTCCACAGCAGCGACAACCTTTATTTGAGCTAACTAgagatggagtccttagatacCAGGGCCGCTTATGTGTATCGTCAGTAGGAAAGCTCCATGCCAAGATTCTTTCGGAGGCCCATTATTCTAGATATGCAGTTCATCCtggagcgacaaagatgtatcgggaccttcaacagatctattggtggaatggaatgaaaaaagatatcgcGGAGATGGTAGCCCAATGTCCCAACTGCCAGCAAGTTAAAGCCGAACATCAAAGGCCTGGAGGCCTAACTCAGTGTATTAAGATTCCATTATGGAAATGGGACATGATAAATATGGACTTCATCACTGGTTTGCCTCGCACTCCACGGAG cttccaagctagtattcagatggctccttacgaaGCACTATACGGGCGGAAGTGTAGGCCGCCGATCGGTTGGTTCGAGgtcggggaagcagagttgataggtcTTAACTTAGTCCAGCAAGCAATGGAAAAGGTAAAAATTATTAGAGACCGGCTGCGTACAACACAAAGTCGGCAAAAGTCTTATGCAGATGTTCGACGtcgagacttagagtttgatgtagaagattgggttttcctgaaagtatcgcctatgaagggcgtcatgcgatttggaaagaaggggaaGCTCAGCCCCAGGTATATTGGACCGTATAAGATTATTCAGAGGATTGGTAGGGTGGCGTACGAGCTTGATTTGCCTTTAGAATTGGAAGCAGTCCATcctgtgtttcatgtatctatgttgcggAAGTACATTGGAGATCCTTCACGTATTACGCCCATTGAGGATATTCACATTGCTGAAGACTTATCTTATGCAGAGGTACCAGTagttattttagatcggcaggtaagGAAGTTTCCAACTAAAGAAGTGGctttccgtgaaagtgttatggcgaaataa
- the LOC104113094 gene encoding putative E3 ubiquitin-protein ligase XBAT31, producing the protein MGQKLSCVQQPHEHGLFSAVQNGELEKVEAMINEDPNVLHFTSVRGKLSALHVAAANGQIEVLSVLLDRGVNPDILNRHKQTPLMLAAMHGNVSCVERLIQRGANILTFDSLHGRTCLHYAAYHGHSDCLQSILASAHSAPVAQSWGFARFVNIGDGSGATPLHLAARHGRPGCVRILLSNEALVCVSTGGYGRPGSTPLHLAARGGSLDCVRELLAWGADRLQRDSSGRIPYLVALKYKHEACGALLNPSSPEPLTWPSPLKFITELDAEAKVLLENALIEANKDREKLILKKIDVSLTSPLHCDSGLESDDFEGSDFELCCICFEHSCTIEIKKCGHQMCAHCTLALCCHNKPNPTSNSEKVPVCPFCRSDITHLVVVQNKIDSYDEELSPSRPRKSRTSFSLTEGGSSSSSNSLRVLSPLASFGKLGGRHSGKISAECIEVFAKP; encoded by the exons ATGGGGCAGAAATTGAGTTGTGTACAGCAACCCCATGAACATGGACTGTTCAGTGCAGTCCAAAATGGTGAGCTTGAAAAAGTTGAAGCTATGATTAATGAAGACCCAAATGTGCTTCATTTTACCAGTGTTCGTGGGAAGCTCTCTGCACTTCATGTTGCTGCTGCTAATGGACAGATCGAG GTGCTATCTGTGCTCTTGGATCGTGGGGTTAATCCAGACATTTTGAATCGCCATAAACAG ACCCCATTAATGTTAGCTGCTATGCATGGAAATGTGTCCTGCGTGGAGAGATTAATTCAGCGAGGTGCTAAT ATTTTAACGTTTGATTCACTACATGGAAGAACCTGTTTGCATTATGCCGCTTACCATGGCCATTCTGACTGCCTGCAATCGATCCTTGCATCCGCTCATTCGGCACCTGTTGCTCAATCTTG GGGATTTGCGAGATTTGTGAACATAGGAGATGGAAGTGGTGCAACTCCATTGCACTtggcagcccgtcatggtagaccAGGATGTGTCCGGATTCTTCTAAGCAATGAGGCTCTTGTCTGTGTTTCTACTGGTGGCTATGG TCGTCCAGGAAGTACACCACTGCATTTGGCAGCTCGAGGGGGTTCTTTGGATTGTGTGCGGGAGTTACTTGCTTGGGGTGCAGATCGACTTCAGAGAGATTCTTCTGG GCGAATACCTTACTTAGTTGCTTTGAAGTACAAGCATGAAGCATGTGGTGCTCTCTTAAATCCATCATCTCCAGAGCCTTTGACCTGGCCTTCGCCTTTGAAGTTCATTACTGAGCTTGATGCCGAAGCAAAAGTTTTACTAGAGAATGCTCTTATTGAGGCGAACAAAGATAGAGAGAAGTTGATATTGAAAAAGATAGATGTCTCACTTACATCACCTTTGCATTGTGATTCTGGCCTTGAGAGTGATGACTTTGAG GGCAGTGATTTTGAGCTGTGTTGCATATGCTTTGAGCATTCCTGCACAATTGAGATTAAAAAATGTGGCCATCAGATGTGTGCTCATTGCACTCTAGCCTTATGTTGTCACAATAAGCCCAATCCTACAAGTAACAGTGAGAAGGTTCCTGTATGCCCCTTTTGCCGGAGCGATATCACTCATTTAGTCGTGGTCCAGAATAAAATAGACAGTTACGACGAGGAATTGAGTCCCTCACGGCCAAGAAAATCAAGAACATCTTTCAGTCTTACTGAAGGtggcagcagcagcagcagtaaCAGCTTGAGAGTTTTGTCACCCTTAGCCTCATTCGGGAAGTTGGGTGGTCGCCATTCAGGCAAAATTAGTGCAGAATGCATTGAAGTGTTTGCCAAGCCTTAA